One window of the Methanocaldococcus vulcanius M7 genome contains the following:
- a CDS encoding glycosyltransferase family 2 protein, whose product MIAVIPVFNEEKNILKVLKDLEDLNIDAIVVDDGSEDNTTKLVENFSKNSKINIYLIRNEKNEGKAKAIEKGTKFALSLNKYQYVVYIDGDYQHKPKDIPKLFKKLKEKNADAVFGIRNYKHIPIHRRLSNFLASILTSLAVLIYSKRFYFFKDVQCGFRIIKSEFLKDIKFGEGYAVEHFIALQLAKKGAKIVEEYISVEYHRDAISYITPRKILEVAKHVVKFILLE is encoded by the coding sequence ATGATTGCAGTAATTCCAGTTTTTAATGAAGAAAAAAATATTTTAAAGGTTTTAAAGGATTTAGAGGATTTGAATATTGATGCAATAGTAGTTGATGACGGATCTGAAGATAATACCACCAAACTTGTTGAAAATTTTTCAAAAAATTCTAAAATAAATATTTACTTAATCAGGAATGAAAAAAACGAAGGTAAAGCAAAGGCAATAGAAAAGGGAACTAAATTTGCTCTCTCTTTAAACAAATATCAATATGTCGTATACATTGATGGGGACTACCAACACAAACCAAAAGATATTCCAAAACTATTCAAAAAATTAAAAGAAAAAAATGCAGACGCAGTTTTTGGAATTAGGAATTATAAGCATATTCCGATTCATAGAAGATTATCCAATTTCCTTGCCTCAATACTAACATCCTTAGCAGTTCTTATTTATTCAAAAAGATTTTACTTTTTCAAAGATGTCCAGTGCGGTTTTAGAATCATAAAATCAGAATTCCTAAAAGATATAAAATTTGGAGAAGGGTATGCAGTAGAACACTTCATTGCACTACAACTGGCTAAAAAAGGGGCAAAAATTGTTGAAGAATATATAAGCGTAGAATATCACAGAGATGCTATTTCTTACATAACCCCAAGAAAAATACTTGAAGTCGCTAAGCACGTAGTAAAGTTTATCCTTTTAGAGTAG
- a CDS encoding selenium metabolism-associated LysR family transcriptional regulator — MDPKISYFQTFIVASKTKSFSKAAKRLGITQGTVSNHISALEKYFDAQLFLRTPEGVDLTPEGKIFYERAEKILDLLNEARLLMRAIHENPEGTIRIYASTTPGEHILPSIIKEYKNSYKNVDFDITIADSEKCFKALDEGLADIAAVGFLKNKNYEYTIIGKDRLVLIVPPNHPLAEKGTAKLEDILKEDYIDREEGSGTRDAFIKALNEKGYSIMDLNVVMRLGSHSAVITAVSEGYGVSVVSEIPAKKAEDAGLVKIVPVVDLDVVRYLYLVKSRRPKNPSAVKSFWEFVTKI, encoded by the coding sequence ATGGATCCGAAAATAAGTTATTTCCAAACATTTATTGTAGCAAGCAAAACAAAGAGCTTTTCTAAGGCAGCAAAAAGATTGGGAATAACTCAAGGAACTGTTAGCAACCATATATCTGCACTTGAAAAATATTTTGATGCTCAGCTCTTTTTAAGAACTCCTGAGGGTGTTGATCTAACTCCAGAGGGGAAGATATTTTATGAAAGAGCCGAAAAAATATTAGATCTGCTAAATGAAGCTCGTCTGTTAATGAGGGCAATTCATGAAAATCCAGAAGGAACTATAAGAATATATGCATCTACAACACCCGGAGAGCATATCCTTCCATCCATAATTAAAGAGTATAAAAACTCTTACAAGAATGTCGACTTCGATATAACAATTGCTGATTCGGAGAAGTGTTTTAAAGCGTTGGATGAAGGTTTGGCAGACATTGCAGCAGTTGGTTTTCTGAAAAATAAAAACTATGAATATACAATTATCGGAAAGGATAGATTGGTTTTAATAGTTCCTCCTAATCATCCTCTTGCGGAAAAAGGAACAGCAAAACTTGAAGACATATTAAAAGAGGATTACATTGATAGGGAGGAAGGTTCTGGAACAAGAGATGCATTTATAAAAGCATTAAATGAAAAAGGTTATTCAATAATGGATTTAAATGTAGTGATGAGATTGGGTAGCCACTCAGCAGTTATAACTGCCGTCTCTGAGGGCTATGGAGTTAGCGTTGTTTCAGAAATTCCTGCTAAAAAGGCGGAAGATGCAGGATTAGTAAAGATTGTTCCTGTTGTTGACTTGGACGTGGTTAGATACCTCTACCTTGTTAAAAGCAGAAGGCCAAAAAACCCAAGTGCAGTTAAATCATTCTGGGAATTTGTTACAAAAATCTAA
- the ppsA gene encoding phosphoenolpyruvate synthase: MKFIAWLDELSNKDVELAGGKGASLGEMWNAGLPVPPAFVVTAEAYRYFIKETGLMDKIKELLKGLDINDTDALNETSKKIRSLIEEAEMPEDLKLAIIEAYNKLCEICGEEEVTVAVRSSATAEDLPNASFAGQQDTYLNIKGAENVVKYVQKCFSSLFTPRAIFYREQQGFDHFKVALAAVVQKLVNAEKAGVMFTVNPISENYDELVIEAAWGLGEGVVSGSVSPDTYIVNKKTLEIIDKHIARKETMFIKDEKGETKVVEVPEDLKEKQVLSDDEIKELAKIGLKIENHYGKPMDVEWAYEKGKFYMLQARPITTLKKGKKEKKAKEEDIEAKILLKGIGASPGIATGVVKIIHDVSEIDKVKEGDILVTEMTTPDMVPAMKKAAAIVTDEGGLTCHAAIVSRELGTPCVVGTKKATKVLKDGMIVTVDGEKGIVYEGEIKKVEEKEKKPEVVVVQQAPIITATEVKVNVSMPEVAERAAATGADGVGLLRAEHMILGLGKHPRKILEEEGEEALIEALMEGIRKVADAFYPRPVTYRTLDAPTDEFRGLEGGENEPIEHNPMLGWRGIRRDLDEVDILKCELKAIKRLREEGYKNIEIMIPLVTHPDEVRRVKEIMREVGLEPCKDIPFGIMVETPAAALIIEDFIKEGINFVSLGTNDLTQYTIAIDRNNELVSKYYKEDHPAVLKLVEHVIKTCKKHGIKTSICGQAGSRPHIVEKLVEWGIDSVSANIDAVETIRRVVARTEQKVILNFIRKSHISEE, translated from the coding sequence ATGAAATTTATCGCATGGTTAGATGAGTTATCAAATAAAGATGTAGAGTTAGCAGGTGGAAAAGGGGCTTCATTAGGGGAGATGTGGAATGCTGGATTACCAGTCCCCCCCGCATTTGTAGTTACAGCAGAGGCATACAGATACTTTATAAAAGAGACCGGATTAATGGATAAAATAAAAGAACTTTTAAAAGGATTAGACATAAACGACACTGATGCATTAAACGAAACTTCGAAAAAAATTAGATCACTTATAGAAGAGGCAGAGATGCCAGAGGACTTAAAATTAGCAATTATTGAGGCATACAACAAATTATGTGAGATATGTGGGGAGGAAGAGGTAACAGTGGCAGTTAGAAGCTCTGCAACCGCTGAAGATCTTCCAAACGCAAGTTTCGCTGGACAACAAGACACTTACTTAAATATAAAAGGAGCTGAAAATGTTGTTAAATATGTGCAAAAATGCTTCTCATCCTTATTTACACCAAGAGCTATTTTCTACAGAGAACAGCAGGGCTTTGATCACTTTAAAGTTGCCTTAGCAGCAGTTGTTCAAAAATTGGTTAATGCTGAAAAGGCAGGAGTTATGTTTACAGTTAATCCTATCAGCGAAAACTACGATGAGTTAGTTATTGAAGCAGCGTGGGGATTAGGGGAAGGAGTAGTTAGCGGTTCTGTCTCTCCAGATACTTATATAGTAAATAAAAAGACATTGGAAATTATAGATAAGCATATAGCAAGAAAAGAGACAATGTTTATTAAAGATGAGAAAGGAGAGACAAAGGTTGTTGAAGTTCCAGAGGACTTGAAGGAGAAACAGGTTTTATCAGATGATGAAATTAAGGAGTTGGCTAAAATAGGATTAAAAATAGAAAACCATTATGGAAAACCGATGGATGTTGAATGGGCTTATGAGAAAGGCAAGTTTTACATGCTCCAAGCAAGACCAATAACTACATTAAAGAAAGGTAAGAAGGAGAAAAAGGCAAAAGAAGAGGATATAGAGGCAAAGATATTATTAAAGGGTATTGGTGCCTCTCCGGGTATTGCAACAGGTGTTGTTAAAATAATCCACGACGTTAGTGAGATAGATAAGGTTAAAGAGGGAGATATATTAGTAACAGAGATGACCACGCCAGATATGGTTCCAGCGATGAAAAAGGCAGCTGCTATCGTAACAGATGAAGGAGGATTAACTTGCCACGCGGCAATCGTTTCAAGAGAGTTAGGAACACCTTGCGTTGTTGGAACAAAGAAAGCAACGAAGGTTTTAAAAGATGGAATGATCGTTACAGTTGATGGAGAGAAGGGAATCGTTTATGAAGGAGAGATTAAGAAAGTTGAAGAAAAAGAGAAAAAACCAGAAGTTGTTGTTGTCCAGCAAGCTCCAATAATAACAGCTACTGAGGTTAAAGTTAATGTCAGTATGCCAGAGGTTGCAGAGAGGGCTGCTGCTACAGGAGCAGATGGAGTTGGCTTGTTGAGAGCAGAGCACATGATATTAGGTTTAGGTAAGCATCCAAGAAAGATTTTAGAGGAAGAGGGAGAAGAAGCATTGATAGAGGCGTTAATGGAAGGAATTAGAAAAGTAGCTGATGCATTCTACCCAAGACCTGTAACTTATAGAACGTTAGATGCTCCAACAGATGAGTTTAGGGGATTAGAAGGAGGGGAGAACGAGCCAATAGAACACAATCCAATGCTTGGTTGGAGAGGTATTAGGAGAGATCTTGATGAAGTTGATATATTAAAATGTGAGTTAAAGGCAATTAAAAGATTGAGAGAGGAGGGTTATAAGAATATAGAGATCATGATTCCTCTCGTAACTCATCCAGATGAAGTTAGAAGAGTTAAAGAGATAATGAGAGAGGTTGGTTTAGAGCCATGTAAGGATATTCCATTTGGAATTATGGTTGAAACACCAGCAGCGGCTTTAATCATAGAGGACTTTATAAAAGAGGGAATAAACTTCGTTAGCTTAGGAACTAACGATTTAACTCAATATACAATAGCAATTGATAGAAATAACGAGTTGGTCTCAAAGTATTATAAAGAGGATCATCCTGCTGTATTAAAGTTGGTTGAGCATGTAATTAAAACATGCAAAAAGCATGGCATAAAAACATCAATCTGTGGGCAGGCAGGAAGCAGACCTCACATAGTTGAGAAGTTGGTAGAGTGGGGAATTGATAGTGTTTCAGCAAACATTGATGCTGTAGAGACAATAAGAAGAGTTGTGGCAAGAACTGAGCAGAAGGTTATATTAAACTTCATAAGGAAATCTCATATAAGTGAAGAATAA
- the rplJ gene encoding 50S ribosomal protein L16 — protein sequence MASLRPNRCYRDVDKPPYTRKEYVKGVPQPKVVHFIMGNLSAEFPVKVNLIAKKPIQIRHNALEAARVAANKYLTKMCGRLGYKFQIRTYPHQILREHKMATGAGADRISDGMRLAFGKPIGTAARVKEGQAILTVWVNPDKFPAAKEALRRAAMKLPVPCRIVIEQGKELLKL from the coding sequence ATGGCATCTTTAAGACCAAACAGATGTTATAGGGATGTAGATAAACCACCATATACAAGAAAAGAGTATGTAAAAGGAGTTCCACAGCCAAAAGTCGTTCACTTTATAATGGGTAATCTATCAGCAGAATTTCCAGTAAAAGTAAATTTAATTGCAAAAAAACCAATACAAATAAGACACAACGCTTTAGAAGCGGCAAGAGTTGCAGCAAACAAGTATTTAACAAAAATGTGCGGAAGATTAGGATACAAATTCCAAATTAGAACATACCCACACCAAATACTGAGAGAACATAAAATGGCTACCGGAGCTGGAGCAGACAGAATTTCAGATGGTATGAGATTGGCTTTTGGAAAACCAATCGGAACAGCTGCAAGAGTTAAAGAAGGACAGGCAATATTAACTGTCTGGGTAAACCCTGATAAGTTTCCAGCTGCTAAGGAGGCATTAAGAAGAGCAGCAATGAAACTGCCAGTTCCATGTAGAATAGTTATCGAACAAGGAAAGGAACTACTCAAACTGTAA